One bacterium HR34 DNA window includes the following coding sequences:
- the rny gene encoding Ribonuclease Y, which yields MTDTTLLLVGVFALLAGIVIGYLIRQQIAKKRIGTIEQKLQEKIRATKEEAQKIINQAHEKADEIIKSAKFDIEKQRKELIKMEEMLVKREGILNEKAGLLDKKESELKESLAGIEKSKQEIDKLKDELVSQIERITQMTKDEAKELLLKNIEKEYEVDILARIKKMEEFGKETLEKRAKDILATAIQRYALPQCQEISTTTVMLPNEDVKGKIIGKEGRNIRTLEKLTGAEFIIDETPETVVISCFDPVRRHIAKVALERLIQDGRIQPARIEETVAKVQEEIQEEIKQAGEQAAYEVGVLDLHPKLLQILGRLKFRTSYAQNVLLHSIEVAHLAGMIAAELGANVKVAKKGGLLHDIGKAIDQEVEGSHVKIGIKILEKFGVEKAVIDAMKSHHEEFPFENIEAVIVKVADQISGARPGARRDTVENYIKRLEDLERIATSFPGVEKAWALQAGREIRIFVKPQQISDLECYKLAKDVANKIEEELKYPGEIKVTIIRELRVIEYAR from the coding sequence ATGACAGACACAACCTTACTTTTAGTAGGGGTTTTTGCACTTTTAGCAGGAATTGTAATTGGGTATTTAATTCGCCAGCAAATAGCCAAAAAGCGAATAGGAACAATAGAGCAAAAACTCCAAGAAAAAATTAGAGCCACCAAAGAGGAGGCTCAAAAAATTATAAATCAGGCTCACGAGAAAGCAGATGAAATTATAAAATCTGCTAAGTTTGACATTGAAAAGCAAAGAAAAGAACTTATAAAAATGGAGGAGATGCTGGTTAAAAGAGAAGGTATATTAAACGAAAAAGCAGGATTGTTAGACAAAAAAGAATCTGAGTTAAAAGAAAGTTTGGCTGGCATTGAAAAATCAAAACAAGAAATAGATAAACTTAAAGATGAACTTGTGAGTCAGATAGAGAGAATTACCCAAATGACAAAAGATGAAGCAAAAGAACTGTTGCTAAAGAACATAGAAAAAGAATATGAAGTTGATATTTTGGCAAGGATAAAGAAAATGGAGGAATTTGGAAAAGAAACATTAGAGAAAAGAGCAAAGGATATTTTAGCAACAGCAATTCAAAGATATGCTTTACCGCAATGCCAAGAAATTTCAACAACAACAGTTATGTTGCCCAATGAAGATGTAAAAGGAAAAATAATTGGTAAAGAAGGAAGAAACATTAGAACATTAGAAAAATTAACAGGCGCAGAATTTATAATAGATGAAACTCCAGAAACAGTTGTGATATCCTGCTTTGACCCTGTAAGAAGGCACATAGCAAAAGTTGCCTTAGAGAGATTAATTCAAGATGGCAGAATACAACCAGCAAGAATAGAAGAGACTGTTGCTAAAGTGCAAGAAGAAATACAAGAAGAGATAAAGCAGGCAGGCGAGCAGGCAGCCTATGAGGTTGGTGTTTTGGATTTGCATCCAAAGCTTTTGCAAATTTTAGGTAGGCTAAAATTTAGAACATCTTATGCTCAGAATGTTTTGCTTCATTCAATAGAAGTTGCGCACTTGGCAGGAATGATAGCAGCAGAATTGGGCGCTAATGTAAAAGTTGCAAAAAAAGGAGGATTGTTGCACGATATTGGAAAAGCAATAGACCAGGAGGTTGAAGGCTCTCATGTAAAAATAGGAATTAAAATACTTGAAAAATTTGGTGTTGAAAAGGCGGTTATTGATGCTATGAAATCGCATCATGAAGAGTTTCCTTTTGAAAATATAGAGGCTGTAATTGTAAAGGTTGCAGATCAAATATCAGGAGCAAGGCCGGGAGCAAGAAGAGATACAGTTGAAAATTATATTAAAAGACTTGAGGATTTAGAGAGAATAGCAACTTCTTTCCCCGGAGTTGAAAAAGCATGGGCTTTGCAGGCTGGAAGAGAGATAAGAATTTTTGTAAAACCGCAGCAGATTTCAGATTTAGAATGTTATAAATTGGCAAAAGATGTTGCCAATAAAATAGAAGAAGAGTTAAAATATCCCGGAGAAATAAAAGTTACTATTATAAGAGAATTAAGAGTTATAGAATATGCAAGATAA
- the hup gene encoding DNA-binding protein HU: protein MRKEDIAETLVKKFDLPKSRAREVVETVFEAITNALVKGEEVVVSGFGKFYVAQSKERQGINPKTGEKITIPAKKTPKFRAGKQLKEAVK from the coding sequence ATGAGAAAAGAAGATATAGCGGAGACATTGGTAAAAAAGTTTGATTTACCAAAAAGTAGAGCAAGAGAAGTAGTCGAGACAGTTTTTGAAGCAATAACCAATGCATTGGTTAAAGGAGAAGAAGTTGTTGTTTCTGGTTTTGGAAAGTTTTATGTTGCACAGTCAAAAGAAAGACAGGGGATAAACCCAAAAACAGGAGAAAAAATTACAATTCCAGCAAAGAAAACACCGAAATTTAGGGCTGGCAAACAGTTAAAAGAGGCTGTAAAATAA